In Onychostoma macrolepis isolate SWU-2019 chromosome 12, ASM1243209v1, whole genome shotgun sequence, a single window of DNA contains:
- the neurl2 gene encoding neuralized-like protein 2 translates to MAAVLGQFMEFHSVHGTNVRLDLSRTQATRVESFANGVCFSKDPLSPGEIFLVEIEEKELGWCGHLRIGLTAHDPRTLETVPEYSLPDLVDMGDSWVFAITRNHNKVIEEEVEGGEQPNVGDEVENKPKTFFTDTHLYIENMGIPRDKLVGRSRPGRFSHILDDLYKTNALPPTARRSRIGVVYVPKGQGYADMHIIINGEDMGASAKRIPTNKPLYAVVDVFAATKSVQIVQVEYGFASLQTLCRKTIQKHIIHRMALDWLELPELLKHYCKYE, encoded by the exons ATGGCAGCGGTTTTGGGTCAGTTTATGGAATTCCATTCAGTTCATGGGACAAATGTGAGACTGGACCTCTCGAGGACTCAAGCCACCCGAGTAGAAAGTTTTGCAAATGGTGTCTGCTTCAGTAAAGACCCTTTAAGCCCTGGAGAGATCTTCCTAGTGGAGATTGAAGAGAAAGAACTGGGTTGGTGTGGTCATTTAAGGATTGGACTTACTGCCCACGACCCTCGAACACTGGAAACTGTGCCAGAATACTCTCTGCCTGATCTAGTGGATATGGGAGACAGCTGGGTATTTGCAATAACAAGAAATCATAATAAAGTCATTGAAGAAGAAGTAGAAGGTGGTGAACAGCCAAATGTTGGTGATGAGGTAGAAAACAAGcctaaaacatttttcactgACACTCACCTGTATATAGAAAACATGGGCATACCCAGAGACAAGTTGGTGGGACGCAGTCGACCCGGGAGATTCAGTCACATCCTGGACGATCTGTACAAAACCAACGCTCTACCCCCCACTGCTCGTCGCAGTCGGATAGGGGTTGTCTATGTACCTAAGGGACAAGGGTATGCCGACATGCACATTATCATCAATGGTGAAGACATGGGAGCCTCTGCCAAGAGGATCCCCACCAATAAACCGCTGTATGCTGTTGTGGATGTATTTGCAGCTACTAAAAGTGTTCAGATTGTCCAGGTGGAATATGGAT TTGCCTCGCTGCAGACACTCTGCCGAAAGACAATTCAGAAACACATCATTCACAGAATGGCTTTGGACTGGTTGGAACTTCCGGAGTTACTTAAACACTATTGCAAATATGAGTGA
- the msrb1b gene encoding methionine-R-sulfoxide reductase B1b produces MSFCSFFGKEYYKDHFKPGIYVCSQCGHPLFSSRSKYEHSSPWPAFTETIREDSITKHMETLTAYKVLCGKCGNGLGHEFLNDGPEEGSSRFUIFSHSLKFVTKDKVDKQ; encoded by the exons atgtcattttgttcttttttcgGGAAGGAGTATTATAAAGATCATTTTAAACCAG GTATATATGTTTGCTCCCAGTGTGGGCATCCACTCTTTTCAAGCAGATCCAAATATGAGCATTCCTCCCCCTGGCCTGCCTTCACAGAGACCATCCGAGAGGACAGTATAACAAAACACATGGAGACGTTAACAGCCTATAAG GTTCTGTGTGGCAAGTGTGGTAATGGACTAGGCCATGAATTTCTGAATGATGGGCCGGAGGAGGGCTCATCACGTTTTTGAATATTCAGTCACTCGCTTAAGTTTGTCACAAAAG ATAAGGTTGATAAACAATAA